TCCAAGGTGGCCACACATGTCTAGGGTTGTGGTGCTGGCTGCCAGCTGGGATGCTTGGTTgtcctccaggcagcctcccaTAATTTAGTAATCTATCCTCAGATTCTGTACAGGGGAGCTGACTTCCAAAAGCAAAAGTAGAAACTACAAGACATCTTAAGATTTAGCCCCAGAACTGCCATAGCATAACCTCCATTATATTCTTGTGGTCAAAGCAGTTCACATGgtcagcccagattcaaggggaggagaaACGGGCTCCAATTCTTGTTGGGAAGAAGAATACCATGCCCATAATGGGATGGGAGGAATTGTCACTATCTTTTGCAAACTCCATCACAGGATACCTTCAATACCTTGTTTGTTAGAAGAATGAAAAGTGTAAGCAAGAGCACCTCCCCTTTATTCTTTCCTCAGGGTTTAATGAGACTCTGCTCCAGTTTCTTCAGTATCTCCCAGCCCTCACATCTTAGTGCTCTGCCTTTAATTAgttatatgtacatttatgtcctgctgtctgtgtctgtgtgataGATGTGCATTCTGTTTTACAACTTATACtggaaagcacagagaagaaGAGAACAAGTCATCTTGAGCATCGCTTTGAGCACCTGGTACTGTATAGAGTTGTCATAGACTGTCCAGAGAAAAGGACAGTGTTAGAAACCTCTGTGAAAGAGAAGGTGGATatgggaagagaaaggggagTCTGGGGGTCTGCAGATTCCATACGATCTGGCTAAAGAATTCCAGCTTTCTCAATGGTTTTCCATATGGAAAGGCTCAAACAGATGGACACTTATGCACTGAGGAATCGTACCTTTATTTAGATTAGTGCaaaccagacactgtgctggagCTCCTTAAGAACACAGTATCACCACAgtcaggcttcctggaggcacAGAAAAGAGAGGGGATGTTGTGACCATAACAGCAAACAGCCAGAGCACATCCAGGAGGCAGAGCCAACCCCCTTTCACGGTCCCTTGGTCCTGTGCTCTGAATTTACCTGGCTTAGTGGCTGGCACTGGCTGGGAGAGACATAAAAGGGCAACTAACACTAACAAAGCTAACACCAAAACAACATGACATTAACATTAACCTTAACACAGAGAGGGAATGGAGAGATGGCGAGAGAACTGGCTTTGCAAGCCAACTGGCAGGGAGAGCTCTCCTGAGAAGCCTGTACTTTTAATGCATCCCTTAGGGTTTTCATTTGCTCTGTATCAGTGAGAGGCTTAAGTAAATGTTTTCTGGGATGGAATTCATTCTTGGTTTTTATCAACCGGAAGCTGCAAGTCAGAGGAGACATTGGAACCAGTTCTCTCCAATTCTATCATGAGCTTCCTTTTCACATCACTCACCAGTTTGTACACAACATTTCTACTGTGAATGATTTAGAATCTGAAGGAGTTATCAAATGCTAAATGATGATCTGAAAGGCCCTTTGCCAATAATGTGCTGCTTCAGACCACATACCCACATGTTCGATTATTACTGACATATAATGATAGCGGTGGTTTTCTTCtcttggaaaggaaaggaatccAGAAACTTCAAAGTAAAAGCAATCAAACTAATCTGTTTTTCACCATGCTTAAGATACTGAAGTAGAAACACTTAATTGACAGGAgcatcttcctccctccttttccatgCTGTCACCATGCAATAGGGGTGACTGTCAGCCATCCTCCACTCCTGATTGTTCCCTTGACACCTTTTCTTATAGCACctacccacctgcctcccacaaACCCCCTTACAGTTAGGTAGATACTACCACTTTTCAGAGGGCCATTAGATTTAATTCCGACCATCAATTTGAGGAGTACAGATAGACAGAGAATGTGACAAAATTAGACCTCATTTTTGGTAAATTCCCTCCACAGGGATGCTAGTATTAGCTTACCAACAAAAGTGATGGAAAGAAAAGTGGTCACCAGTGAGTGTATGATTGAAAGGCTCAGGAATAGATTATCTGTCCCAGATTCAACAACACTAGCCCTAAACATGAAATACTCCATTCATACCCCTTGTCCCTCTTTCCTTACCTTCCTCAGAATTGCCCATGTCCTCTTATGGTGCCTCAGTTAGGAGCTGCAAGAATTTagacatttttcactgttaacatCTCAGAAATCTCTGGGAAACCTTCTTTTGGAGCATTGAGAAGGGATATACTTCCAGGTTTTTCAGGAGTCCATGGTGCTAATTAGTCTGTGCATAGGGAAGAATAGGACTTGTAATGGCCATTCATTCCTGATTCATACTACACATACTTAGAGAATGCCCACTGTGTGTCCgaaattgggctctacactgggGGACAAAGGCGAAAAAGACGGTCTCTGCCCTTGAAATTCTCACAGTTTATGGGAAAACAGATCACTAAATAGATACCTATAAAATAATATGCTAAATGCAATGATGGAGATCCTAGCAAGGTGAcaagaatggataaatgaatgaatactttaAAAGAGGTAGAGAGGATATGCAATAGTCCCTCTTAACAAATCAGAGACAGGAAGTCCTCTAGTTTGCTTTAAAGCCCAAAAAAGAGCTATAGCCTTCCTGGACTGAGTCAGAAGATTGTATAGTTTAAAGAAAAACGATCCGGGTGAGGTCCAGCAGACTTGGCCTATTTTCATCGTAGTACCAGCTCCTCAATTAACCAACACTGGAAATCTCCAGTAAACTGACTGatcacctctctgtgcttcaggttTCTCCTTTGAAGAACAGAAAGCAATTCTTCCTATATTACAGAATTATGATGGTGAAAAATGAGATAGTGGATAATAAAAACAGCTCCTCAAATACATcctgatgatgacagtgatgagaaGGCCTGAAGGGGGAAGCGAGCCGAGCCCTCCTCCCTATAGGCTTGTGTCTCTGCTCTCCACTTCTCCATCTAtggagggaggaggtgatgcACCCTAAAGTGTGAATTCTGCCCTTACCTTTCACATCTACCCGACAGTCCACGGACGCCTCCCCCAGGGGATTAACTGCCTTGCACGTGTAGATGCCCCCGTCAAAGGGACCAGGCTTGCGGATTTCTAGGGAGCAGATTCCCAGGTGGGTGAGGGCTCTGTACTTGGGGTTGCCTTGAATATCCATCTTGTTCTTCAGCCAGATGATCTTCGGCTGGAAGATAAGGTGAGGGGGCAGCAAGGGGTGGTAAGAACCAATTGTTCTTTCTGTGCTCAGTCTCTGGGACTCTTTGCCTTCAAGGCTTGGGGACACACTGGCCAGGGGAACAGTAGGAGTAGGGTGATTTAAGAACAGATGGTACAGGGATCTGGGAGAGATAACAGCCTTCTGGAAAGCTCCCTGTCCCTGACGTTTGCGAAGGGGTTTCCCTGCTGGTATCTTAGCAGCCTCCCAAGCTCCTTCTCTTGGTTGAAAAGAGACCTTGCCTTGTTCATCAAGTATTCCTGACTAGAAAAAGGGTGTTTCTTCTGTTCCATCCTGCTCAAGCAGACCCTTCATGGAACAGAAGCACTGGGTGTCAGAACCTCCTCTTTTTCATATATACATTGTTGAATCACTGATAGTCTATCCCCACTCTTGGCTCAGGAGTCACTCCTGTCCCCTCTGGTTAGAAAGTAGATTATAGAGTGGGCTTATTAATACCCTTTCTGAGATGTTAGCTCCCTGTGGTCTGGCCCAAGACTAATACACAACAGGTACTTGGTGAAGGTGTTCATGGTGTTTTATGCCATGTGTGGAGTACAGAGCCTAGAttgtaaacataataaaataatagattgTAAATTGGGTTGTGGCCAAAGGCTTAACTCCAGGCAGCTAGCATGTGCACAGCCACCCTGATCAGATGAGGCATGGGGGATGAGTAAGGAGAAACCAACAGGACTCCATCACCCCTGCCAGAGAAACAATTTTGAAGCTCATGCCCAATTGCCAGCAGGTCAGAAAGTGACATCTCCATATACAAGGCACAAACACTTCaaggaaaactggaaatattCTCCACATCATCCTGTCTTGGACTCCAGTGCCCTGAGTGTTCTGATGAAACTTGCTGTGGAAGAGGCAGATGATGGGGACAGGAACAAATGTTTTGGTTAGAATCTCCTTGGACACAGCGAAGGTTAGAGCAGGAGCAGAAAGCAGCACAGCACAGCCACCCACAGACCTCCCCGCTCACCTTGGGGGAGGCACGGACGCAGCAGAAGAGCTGGGTGTTGTAGCCAATGACTGTAGTGCAGTCTGCCAGAGGCTGGGTGAACTTCGGGGCTTCAGAGAAATCTCGCTGAGCAAACCTCTTGGTCTTGTAAACAGTAGCTGAGGGGACCAAGAAGGGCCTTGCCGTAGTGCCTGAGCACCCCACCCCTCTTCAACTCTGCACCCTTAACTCTTCCTGGCTCCGAGTCACAGTGTCTTACCTGCTTTCTGGATGTGGGCCAGGTCGGCAGTGATAGGGGCTGTCTCACTGAGCCCACACTGGTTCTCAGCAAAGACTCGAAAAGCATAGGAGTTGCCGACGATGAGGTTGGAGACTGTGCAGCTAGTGCGGTGACAGCGCTCCTGCACCGTGAACCACAGCTGTGGGGTCCCGAGAAGATGCCTTGAATGACACCCTAGTTTTGTGAATTCACTCCACCTCAGCCCACCCAGTGCAGATACCAGAACCCCATTACAGAATGTGCTGTccgtcctccccttcctcccagctggGCCTCACCCCAGATTTGGTGTCAGCCTTCTGCACCGTGTATCCTAGGAGTGCCGCGTTGCCCGTGTCTTGGGGTGGTGTCCACTCCAGGGCAGCTCTGGAGCCCCAGACGTCCACCAGCTTGATACTCTGAGGAGGGCCCGGCCTCTCTGAAAGGGCCAAGAATGACAGCAGACTTGAGGACATCACTCCAGGAGGGTCCCTCCTCTTCTGCTCAGCCACCCCACCCTTCACCCACCACTGCATCCCACAGCCCCATTTTCCCAGCTCTATGTGCTGGCTCCTCTTcaggctggagagggagcccCTGAGAACCATCTCATCCCATTCCCCTGACTGTACCGATCACCAGGATGTCAATGGTGGCAGTGGCCTCCAGCCTGCCCAGCTGCACACTGAGCTGGTAGCGACCCGAGTCAGCACGCTGGGCCTCTCGGATGAAGAGGATGGAGTCATGGTCCCCATTCCGCACACTCACACGACTGGTGTCCAAGGCGCAGCCATCATGTGTCCAGATGGCTCGAGGTTTGGGTTTACcctgagaaatggaaagaaggcTGTGAATGGCCCCCAGAGGCCTCTTGCCCCTCTCGGTTGCGGGAGGGGTCAGATCCATCAGGTCCACATGGTGACTTGATTCGCAGCTGCAAATTCCTTGAGTGAGAGGTTGGTGGACTGTCCCAGGGGACTCCCATCTCTCAGGAACAGCCTCAGGACCATGGGAAAGGGGGATGGCTTTGAGTCTCCCACTCTCTGAGAGTCTGGGTCATGGACACCCAGGGAAGCTGGGACTAACAATAGCTGCCCAAACTCCCGAGAGCCCTCGAAACTGAGAGCTCCCAGACCTCTGCTGACCGAAGGTCGCGGGTTAGCCTCATGTCATCACATGGGGCATGACCTGACCCATGACCAGACCTGACCCaacccaaccccccccccccccgggagaGCTGATGGAAGGGCCGTTTGGCCTCAAACTTCTGGTGACATGCCCTTTCCATTCAAGGCCAGGATGACTGTCCTACTGCTAGCAGGACTCTTGGTTTCTATTTCCAAATCAAAACCCTGGCCTGGTCCCACCCGTGGACTCAGCATGGAGTGTGGCATCATCACCTGGAATGGGATTAGTAGGTTCACAGTGTCTCCAGCCTTCCGGATGTAGGTCTgcctcagggccctggggagccagATCTTGGGGTGCTCTGAGTGATGGAAAGAGAGAGCAGGGGATGGTGAGCCTCCTGTAGGGGGAAGAGAAGCGCTCAGAGGAAGTGGGTGCTGCATCCAGCCATGCTCCCTGGGCCGGTGACCCCGGCAACAGCAAACTAAGCCCTCTCTCAGGGGACGGGAAGATTGCTCCCACTGTCTCGCTGGGATTTAGGGATGAGCAACTGGCTGAAGGCTCCTCTAGAGAGTGTTAAAGTGGTGGCAGAAAGAACACTGAAGTGCAAGCCTGACGCCTGCTTCTCCTACTTTGTAACTCTCATCCACTGACTTTTCACTGACTGcgatttctttttcctgtttgtgcACAGGCCAGTCCAGTCTGTGTGTTTTGTCTTTCCACCCCTTTTCTACATTTGTCCTCAACAACACTCCTTTAATCAAGGCCATTTTCAATGTTAATCCTGACCTCCAAGTGTCAGCCCCACTCCCCAGTTTGGTGCCAGACCCCGAGGAGAAAGCTTTACATTCTGCAGGTAGAGGCAACACCCTGGACCCACAAGGACAGAACTGGTGTCACTGCAGAGGGAGCTGGCATCTGGGTCCCTTCCTCTGTGGAGCCGCCCTGTTCAGGGGCCTGCATAGTGTCTTCCAGTTTGTGGAGGATCACTTTGTACGATTAGAATCTGGGAAAGATTAGGTCCACTTCTCACTTCCCCTTGATCTTCCAGGCGTGTTCCAGTGAGAGGAGAGATTAGATTATGTTTTATTGGCTCCCAGGATGAAGATAGGAGATGCTCAGGAAAGTGCTGAGTGTAACGTTTGGAAAATGACCAGATGTAATTTCCTCTTGGGATACCTCGGGCGGTCTCGGCTGAGGACATGCAAACATCCCGCCTGGGGTCCCTTGGAGGCCTGGCTGAGACCTACTCCACTTTCTGGCCCTCTGGGGGTCCTGTCTCCTCCTGTCTCAGGCAAAGACAGTCCCCTGCTGCTGCTGTCTTACGTGGAGTGTGACAGAACTTCGATCCCACCGACTCCCTGGCGCCTCTCCACAATTCATTCCCAGCAGTTGGAAGAACTCCACCCCAGTCCACAACCATGACAAACAGCACAATGGCTTGATAGCAGATTCCagactttttgataatatatatttccctgtaagTACATTTCTGAACATTCACCCCAATATACGTATGTTTACTTACAaattaaactgtttaaaatgtatattacataatgcagaattttaaaagatgaaatttaaaatagaataaatgaagaTTCTAAGAAGTTCTTCCTACATCTCAATTTGTAAACCATTATTTAGATCACACCCGTAGTTTGCCTCCATTACCATCTTCACATCAGCTGgcctttgtaaaatgaatataagcaCAAATATTCAGCGCATGCTATCCATTATATTTACCTAGTTTCCTTTTTCCTATGTGGCTTATGTTTTAACCTGGGTTGTGCTGTCTTAGACTGCGCCTCACCCCTGCCCTGACCAAGACAGGCACTGAGTGACCCGGGGCCCCGCTATGCCCTGAGTGCCGTCCTGCCTGAGTGGCTCAGCAAAGACTCAGCACGGAGCCCAGGCGGCTGAACGACCCTGCCTGGCGTCCCTCTGTCCGACTTTGACGGTTTGGGAGGAGGCGGGGCATGAAGAACAGAAGAAGTGTTGTGTGATGTGTTCCTCTCCTGTGGCCATCTTGGCAAGTGACCAAGGTGTTGAGAACAGGCGGATGTGACTTAAGGGTTTTCTGAAAAAAGAGGGTGGCAATTGAAAAGGAGGGTTGAAACCTCATCTTGGGCTTGGTTCCCCCGCTGCTGGGTGGGGAAATGACCCTTCAAGCTTGCCggagagaggcctggagagaagccagccctgctgtcccctgctctgcctccagAACATCTGAGTTATGAAGGACCTTGCTGAGCACCCAGAACAAGAAGACTGAAAGGAAAGggctgggagagagagacagatttgTTGCAGATCTCCTGGCCAGTTGTGAAGCTGTGCTGGCACCAGGATTCCTGCCTCTCCATCTCGAAAGTGTGTCTGCAGGACCATTCTCTGAGCTTGACGGTGTATCTGTCCACTTACCTGCCCTCCAGTGTCCATCTGGGAACTGGGCACTGGAGTCAGGGCTCTGGCAGTGATCTTAcccctggagggaagaggcaaagaagggaaggcagggggACACACTCAAGGATTGAAAAGGTTGAGGTGAGGAAAGGAAGCCAGGCTGTCCCGCCTGGAGGATGTGCCAAATGAGTGCTGCTCTGGTTAGACCTCAGGTAGGAAGTGGGCTTCTACAGGTAGGTGCATGCTGATGTGTGTTCCCACTTAATGCTTCTCAGAAAAACACCTTGGAAAAGGTTAGCATTGTTTCACCTGAACTaaggagaaaaactgaagaaataagtTTATTTGGAACGTAAGCTAACATGGGGGAATTAGGCTGGCCCTGAGATCCAGAGGGGATCCCagcagggacagagagacagaggagaaagcTGACAGCTAGGATGGTGGTCTCTTCCTCCCTGGAGGGCTCCTGGGCCAGTTCTTTGCATATAAGTGGGGTTCCTGGACAAGAAGATGAATCGATAGGGGACAAACTTAATTACTAGAATGCTCCAACTCTGAGGATCAGTAGGCGAGGATTCCGCTCTCAGCAGTCTCCCAGCCCCCAGTGGGATGAGCTTGAGGCCAAAGCCGCTGACAAAGTGCAGGAGGTGGCAGAAGAGTGTGTGACAGCTCCAGGTGCCTGGGTGGCAGCAAGCTCTCGCCCAGCTCAAGCCAGGCCTTCGGTCTGCCCAGCAAACAAGAGCCATCTGACCCTTTGCTAAGAATGATAATAGGAGGGCTCACGTGGGGCATCTCTTTCCACACATCCGCTGTCAAGTGAGGCGTTAATTGTACTGACCTTGGAGAAGCATGGCTTTCCCTGGCGCCCAAGGTCTTTCTCCTCCTCAGATGCCAGGAGGGATGTGAACCAGACTGGAGCCCTAAAGCAGAACCTCGGTTTTCTAAGACCAAGTCTGCGGCAGCTGCCGCTTGGTCTTCTCCTTCACAGAGTCTTAGGGAAAAGGCATTTCAGAAAGTCTTTTGAGAGCCATTGGCTTCTGAGCTGTCCTGCTCTCAGCACTGAATTTCTCTCAGACAGAGACCTGTctaattctttcttaaaaattagtgGAGAAGGAGACTACTTAAAGCTCAGAGACCTCAGCTCCTCTTGATTAGAAAATCCCTCCTAATTCTACCCTGATTTCATTCTGCTGAACTTTATACCCATTTCCTTATTCTCCGCTCATGGGAAATAATTGTTCATATCCCCTCATAACTTGGTTTCACATGGCTGAAGACTTTCCTCCAGAGATTCCCCAAGAACTGGGTAGTTCAGATTGATGTTATTAATTATGGCCGGgagagtgaacaagacagacaccttcaaagagtgtgtgtgtgcgtgcatgtatgTGAGAGTGTGTAAAAATGCAagtacgtgtgtgtgcacgcacacacgtgcacaggcCTGTGTGGGTGAGTGGTTACTAAAAGAGGGCAAAGGCAAAGTGAGCTATAGCTTTcaagaaaaacaacaaggaaTTTCCAGGGATCCAAAAAGTACCAGCATTTCTTCACTTAGAAACATCAGTGGACACATAGGGTGTGGCCTTGACCTTATCAGAAACCTGTCTGGAGGAGTGTGATGGACAGAAGTGTGGTGACTTCAAAAGCACCTTTTGAAAGACAAGAGTGTCACCTCCTTGAAGACCATGAAACTAaggtcaaaaaacaaaaaataaaaggacagaacTAAGCAACAGGTCTCTGAGGAGAAgaccccatctcccctccccttgtGGCAGTCTCCCCCTCATGCTGCTGACTTTGGCCCTAGCTCTGTGTCACTCACCCAGCACTGCTCCAGTCATGATTCCTGGCGATCTCAACACCCATCCTTCCTGTCCCTGCAGGGCCTCTCACATCCTTGCCCCCCAGTCCTCTAGTGACTTTTGTCCTCCCCTGCCTCAGCCCATGGTTCCTCTAGTCATTCTCTACACCAATAACTGCAGCCCCTCTAGAATCTGAGTTTCAAGCATCCCACTCTCTCAGCACCACCTCCATGACAGAGATGTCTAACTGCCCACAGAAATGTCTACCCATAGCCTCTTCTGTAGTATAGTCCTCTCTGAGGAGGGGCTGTCCCCCTTGCTCTGTGACGATGAGACTAGTTCTTGCCAGTGAGAGACTTCTGAGCCACGGGTTTTAATAAGTGAGTTCTCGGTTTCCCCTCTGCTAGCTGTATGCAGATGGTCATGGGGCCCGAACGCATGGCGGAGCCACGAGATGGAGGAGACCCGGAGCCCTCGGTTAGTGCAGAGAACTAGCCACTGAGTAGGAACACTTGCTTTCGGTGTTGCTAgtaggaaataaacatttgttgtatTTGAGCCTTAGACTCTGAGGCCTGTTTGTTTCACCAGCTAGCTTGCCCTGACAGATGGTCTCTATCCCTCCAGCTTGCCCCTTCTAGTGCTCCTCCAGCAGCGACCCTTCAGCGCACTGAGACTTCTGATCCATTATCCTCCCACTCGTTCACTCTCTATCACCCTCTCTCATCTTAACACTTTTTTCCCCACCCAACTTAGATTCCATGGTCGTCATTATACTCACTCCCTTGCATACCCACTCAAATCCTTTAatccttttctatttcattgcaTCCACCTAGCAGTACCCAACCCCAGCTAAATACTTTCCACCCACTCAGAGCCTGCATCCTCACAGCCAAACATAACTggggaaaaacacaaaactatgCTGACTTTAAATTGATGGCCGCTACTTCCAAATTGACCTTGGCCATTCTAGTTCATTCAATTTCCTGTTTTCCTGGGGGACTGTTGCACACCCTCCTCTTCTAAAACTTCcatactttctcctgcatccttatTCTGAGGTGACAGTCTTGCTAGTGTCTAAGGCCTGCCTATAGCCTATTTTTAACTAAACAGTCAGAAAAGTCTTAAAACCTATACCTAATCATGTCAGTTCTCACCTAAGACTCTGTACTGGCTACCCATTGGTCTCAGAGTTGAACCAGTGTTCACAATGGCTCTGCTACCTCTTTGACACCAAACCTGCTATTCTCTCCCTCATTCTGCTAGTCACAGTGGCCCCAATCCATAaggcacactcctgcctcagggcctttgcacttactatTGTCAGTACATGGAAAACCTTCCCCCCAAA
This region of Camelus ferus isolate YT-003-E chromosome 9, BCGSAC_Cfer_1.0, whole genome shotgun sequence genomic DNA includes:
- the MYBPHL gene encoding myosin-binding protein H-like isoform X3 codes for the protein MEAATAPEVAPGSTLKVKEASPADADLPQASPQRGAGSPTPQLLPPIEGGSPSPALSFHHSEHPKIWLPRALRQTYIRKAGDTVNLLIPFQGKPKPRAIWTHDGCALDTSRVSVRNGDHDSILFIREAQRADSGRYQLSVQLGRLEATATIDILVIERPGPPQSIKLVDVWGSRAALEWTPPQDTGNAALLGYTVQKADTKSGLWFTVQERCHRTSCTVSNLIVGNSYAFRVFAENQCGLSETAPITADLAHIQKAATVYKTKRFAQRDFSEAPKFTQPLADCTTVIGYNTQLFCCVRASPKPKIIWLKNKMDIQGNPKYRALTHLGICSLEIRKPGPFDGGIYTCKAVNPLGEASVDCRVDVKAPN
- the MYBPHL gene encoding myosin-binding protein H-like isoform X2; its protein translation is MGPPPQGPDDKALQLMKIFLWSPASGWPSMEAATAPEVAPGSTLKVKEASPADADLPQASPQRGAGSPTPQLLPPIEEHPKIWLPRALRQTYIRKAGDTVNLLIPFQGKPKPRAIWTHDGCALDTSRVSVRNGDHDSILFIREAQRADSGRYQLSVQLGRLEATATIDILVIERPGPPQSIKLVDVWGSRAALEWTPPQDTGNAALLGYTVQKADTKSGLWFTVQERCHRTSCTVSNLIVGNSYAFRVFAENQCGLSETAPITADLAHIQKAATVYKTKRFAQRDFSEAPKFTQPLADCTTVIGYNTQLFCCVRASPKPKIIWLKNKMDIQGNPKYRALTHLGICSLEIRKPGPFDGGIYTCKAVNPLGEASVDCRVDVKAPN
- the MYBPHL gene encoding myosin-binding protein H-like isoform X1; the encoded protein is MGPPPQGPDDKALQLMKIFLWSPASGWPSMEAATAPEVAPGSTLKVKEASPADADLPQASPQRGAGSPTPQLLPPIEGGSPSPALSFHHSEHPKIWLPRALRQTYIRKAGDTVNLLIPFQGKPKPRAIWTHDGCALDTSRVSVRNGDHDSILFIREAQRADSGRYQLSVQLGRLEATATIDILVIERPGPPQSIKLVDVWGSRAALEWTPPQDTGNAALLGYTVQKADTKSGLWFTVQERCHRTSCTVSNLIVGNSYAFRVFAENQCGLSETAPITADLAHIQKAATVYKTKRFAQRDFSEAPKFTQPLADCTTVIGYNTQLFCCVRASPKPKIIWLKNKMDIQGNPKYRALTHLGICSLEIRKPGPFDGGIYTCKAVNPLGEASVDCRVDVKAPN